The Candidatus Leptovillus gracilis DNA window TGCTGGCCTGTTACACTCTCGATCATTTTTGCTACTTTGTTTTGAATTTGTTGTATGATTTCGGTTGGGTTGGAAGTCATGAGTCACCTCGGTTCAGGATTCGTAAATCTACTGATACACGATTTGGTTCATGATTTCAATCCTCCAACTCATTTGAAACACACCCTCAACCAATATAGTTCAGTGATTGTGGTGATGCCTGTGTCCAACGCCGAGAATATTAAACGAGATTACCCCAATAACGACGTTATGATTGAAGCTGGCATGGTGGGTTAACGGCCGTTTCTGTCACGCTGGAAGGGCAGGACAAAGGCATTGCCGAAACGCATTCGCTATAACCAGGAGGGAACTTGCCATCAAGCTCGATCTTTCCCTGGACGAAAATGCTATAATCAAGCAAACCCATTCAAGTATTTATTGGGCTATTTTAGATATAAGGAGTCGTCACTTATGATCTGGTCACGGATTGGCGTTTGCACACTTACCAAATTACAGAAACAACAGCCAGGGCTGGTTGATACCGCCTTGCAAGATGATCGTGAGTAACCAGATCTGGCATGGTCGCTGGTAGTAAGCGCTTACCTGGATGAGGAAATCAACCTGGGCAAACTGCTGAATGCTGGATATGCCGAACTAGAACTGCGAAATCGTTTCGTGGCGTGCAGGTGGCCTTTACGCATTGGTCCGGCAGACAAATTTGAGGCGCGCTGAAATTCAAGCGCTCAATTCCTGGTTCCCCAGAAGACAATCCCACAACTTCGGCGGCTCTTGCTCCTCGACAATACTGTTCTTCCTAACTTCGCTTTGGTAGGTGCATTGACTTACTGCCGCGAGCATTGCGGAGCCAAATTGCAACCACGCCACAGGTTATTGAAGAATTTGCTGAAGGCGTCCAGGCATCTTGCCTGGACTTGGGTGGCGAAATTGTTCCTTTAAGAGCAGAAGAGGAACCTTTTTTTTCTCGATTATTTACGGCATATTAATGCGGGAAGCAGCTTGTTTAGCCGTGGCTGCTGTGCAGAGTGGCCTTTCCTGACAGATGGTATCGTGATGCCCGCAAATTAGCTGCACGGTTGGAAATTCCTATCATTGGCACATTGGGTTTTTACTTCGTTTGGTGAGATAAACGTCCTCACCTTCACAGAGGCAATGACCTTCTGAAAGAAATGATCAAAAGGTTATCATTCTCCGTCCAGCTTTAATTAAGCGACTTGTAACCCTTTCACTTCCTCCCTATTCTCTACCAGCGTCAGCCCTCTTCGCTCAACCCAATCAAATTCCCTTATAAAAAGTACCTGTCTGAGACAGGGTGCTTTTTTACTATCAAAATGATTGATAAAGCTTAGGCGCTGAGACCAGAAGTGATACGGCTGAAAACGTTACCTATCTGGGGACCCAGCAACGTCAGGATGGCGATAATGACAACCGCAACCAAAACGAGAATCAATGCATACTCTACCAAACCTTGACCTTCTTCACGATTTAAAAATAACATTGTAATGCCTCCAAAAATCAATATTTACCCTGATAAAAGATATAATACCTACAGCCTACCACTGCCCCTTTCCCGGTTTCAATAGGATCTGCCCAGTCATTTATCAACTGCTCATTTTGGAAATGGTTCTGGTATTTTGTCCACAATCTCGGGTTTCCCCTTCATCCCCCATTTTTTCATTAGCGCCAACCACCACTGCTCATCTGCTTGTACGCCCAGCAGGTGCGTTTGCCTCCGCGCATCACTCGCCCCCAAACCGGGAGCCAGGACACCGTTTCCGCCTGCGCCAGCAGCCAGTCCCCTGCCTCTTCCAACCGCTCCGAGTACGCAAAAGCAACACGTGGCTGAGCGTAACGGCCGTTTCCTCCAACAAATAATCAATGTGCCAGTGCAGTTTTTTAGCGGTCGGGGGACGAAAACGGCCGTTTTTCAATCCCGCCTCCTGCATTTCCAAGAGCAACGACGCAAACAACGCCTGAGGCGGTTTGTCTTCGCAGCGCAAAGCATGGCGCAGCACCCGTCCCGCCAGTCCGCGGCGCGCCGAACCCAGATAAAGCATCTCCCCGCGCGGAACCCGCACCGGCTCGCCACCCTGAAACCGGCCAAAACGCACCCGAATGTCCGCCTCCACCCGCATCCGCAAAATATCAGTTTCGCCAGGGAATCATTACCCAAAATCGTCACGGAGCCAAAGACATGTCGCCTCTCCATAAAAACTCCATTTTGTATGAGGCGTGATGCGTGATGTGAGGATTTTTCACGCATCACGCCCCACGCCTCACGTCTCAAGCGCCAGCGCTGCCGCGCCCCACAACGGCGCATCGTCCGCTAAAGCCGCCGGCGCGATGTCAAAATGGACCTCCGGCAGAGCCGTTTGCCGCGCCGCCTGACGCACCGTCTCCCACCACAAATCACCCGCTTTTGTGACGCCGCCGCCCAAGACAAACAACTGCGGATTGATAAGATTGGCGGCGTTGCCCAGGCCAACGCCGGCGCTGGCGCCTCGCAGCAAAATTTCCCGCGCCAGTTGATTTCCGGCGGCCGCCAATTCAGCCACTTTCTGCCCGGTAATCTCGTCCACCGCCCCGCTCTGCGTTTTGAAATCTTGCGCCATATAGGACCAGAAGTCAGCCGTTCTACGCAGCCGCGCTTGCCGCACAAACACAACGGACCATTGGGATCGACGACGGTGTGCCCGATTTCACCCGCCATGCCCTCATGCCCGCGCCAGCAACGGCCGTTCAGCACCCAGCCGCCCCCCACACCCGTACTCACCGTCACGTAAAGCAGACTGTCGTACCCGCGTCCCGCGCCAAAACGCCATTCCCCCAGCGCCGCCGCGTTGGCGTCATTATCCACCTTCGTCTCCGCGCCAAACGCCTCTTCCAGCAAGGCTTCCAGCGGCGTGTTCTCCCAACCCGGCACGTGATGGGATAAATGCACCACGCCGCTCCGGTAATCCACCGGTCCGCCAAAACTGACGCCCACGGCAAACGGCCGTTTGCCCGCCAGCAGTTTCCGCCCCAACTCAATCATCGTGGTAATGTCAAACTGCGCATCTCCGGCCGGCGGCGAAAACACCCGCTCCCGCGCCAACCAGTGCGGCGCATCCTGACCTAATTCAAGCAGCGCCGCCGACAATTTCGTTCCGCCAAAATCCAACGCCAACACATAATCAGCCATCGTCACACCTCATCTTGAAGCAAGAGCAAGAGGAAAATCTGACCTAACGCTCTAGCTTACCGACATTTCACGCTTTTTGGCAATTCTACCTCTCTCTGGCCAATCGGCTCATGCAAACGGCCGTTACCACCCACAACCTCTATGACTATACCCGCCCCCAACTCGCCCACCTGCTCCACGACTGGGGATTCTCCACCTTTCATGCTGAGCAGCTTTGGCAGGCGCTCTACCAAACCCAGGCTCAATCGCTATCCGAAATCGATGGCTTGAGACGTTGACCTGCTCCAGCGATTACAGGCAGAAACCAGAATCGGCGTGTTGGCAACGGAAACGGCCGTTACCAGCAGCGACGGCCTCACCCAAAATTCCTGCTCAAACTGGCCGACGGCGAAACCATCGAAACCGGTACTGATGGGTTCCAGCGGACGCGACGGTACCATCCCCGCGCCACCGCCTGCATCAGCTCGCAGGTCGGCTGCGCCATGGGCTGCGTTTTCTGCGCCACCGGTCAGATGGGCTACACGCGCCACCTCGCCCCCGGCGAGATCGTGGCTCAGGCGCTTTATGTCAACCAAATCTTGCAGCAAAGCGGGCAGCGCCTGCGCAACGTGGTACTCATGGGCATGGGCGAACCGCTGCACAACTACGACGCCACCATGGCAGCCATCGACATCCTCACCGACCACAAAGGGCTGGCGCTGGCGCCCCGGCACATCACCCTCAGCACCGTCGGCCTGGTCCCCGGCATTTTGCGCCTGGCCGACGACGAAACCCGCCCCGTGCGTCTGGCCGTCAGTCTGCACGGCGCCACGGACGAAGAACGGCAGGCATTGGTGCCACCAGCCCGCCGTTGGCCGCTGGCCGAACTGATGGCTGCCTGCCGCACCTACATCGACAAACGAGGCCGCCGCATTTTCTTTGAATGGACGCTCATCGAAGGCAAAAACGACACACCAGAACAGGCTCATGCTCTGGGCGTACTACTGCAAGGCATGGACGCCCACGTTAACCTCATCCCGCTCAACTCTACCCTGGGTTATGATGGACTGCCGGCTCGCACAACGGCCGTTAAACAGTTCCAGGTCATCCTCACCAGCTACCACATCCCCAGCACCGTCCGCCAGCGCCGTGGCATCGACATCGCTGCCGGCTGCGGTCAATTAAAGCATCGTAACAAACTAACGGTACACTAACTTACAAGGCACTGTAAACCAAAGCTACTTTGTTCTTCTCAAACTTGGTAAACTAGAAATCAAACTCAGCCCCAACCAGCGGAGAAGCTATGTCAGACACCCTAACCGGTCGTACC harbors:
- a CDS encoding Flp family type IVb pilin, whose amino-acid sequence is MLFLNREEGQGLVEYALILVLVAVVIIAILTLLGPQIGNVFSRITSGLSA
- a CDS encoding DUF123 domain-containing protein is translated as MRVEADIRVRFGRFQGGEPVRVPRGEMLYLGSARRGLAGRVLRHALRCEDKPPQALFASLLLEMQEAGLKNGRFRPPTAKKLHWHIDYLLEETAVTLSHVLLLRTRSGWKRQGTGCWRRRKRCPGSRFGGE